The following proteins are co-located in the Alkalidesulfovibrio alkalitolerans DSM 16529 genome:
- a CDS encoding sigma-70 family RNA polymerase sigma factor — protein MPSKTKKTVGKPGGRDDSDIERLDSVEEPGDEDEVESVDLTEDLIEEAVELAANGDEDDGGLAADANDETDVQGDEPDEPSPARLPAPRGAGRDALQIYLREISRVPMLTPEEETSLARRVRDHADQDAAFRLVTSHLRLVVKIAMDFQRRWMQNVLDLIQEGNVGLMRAVQKFDPEKGIKFSYYAAFWIKAYILKFIMDNWRLVKIGTTQTQRKLFYNLGKERQRLMALGFDPTTSALSESLGVSQEDITQMDQRLSRGDMSLNIPLGEDSSATRLDFLPALGPGLEEELARNEISGLLGRHVQDILPSLSDKEREILEERLLTDSPVTLREIGERHGITRERVRQIEARLLEKLRAHLTREIHDFSEDWISRDE, from the coding sequence GTGCCGAGCAAGACTAAGAAGACCGTCGGCAAGCCCGGCGGACGTGACGATAGCGACATCGAACGCCTCGACTCCGTGGAGGAGCCGGGCGACGAAGACGAAGTCGAGTCCGTGGACCTGACCGAAGACCTCATCGAGGAGGCCGTGGAGTTGGCTGCGAACGGCGACGAGGACGACGGCGGTCTCGCTGCCGATGCGAACGACGAAACCGACGTCCAAGGCGACGAGCCCGATGAGCCTTCGCCCGCGCGCCTGCCCGCGCCCCGGGGCGCGGGACGAGATGCTCTGCAGATATACCTGCGAGAGATATCACGCGTGCCCATGCTCACGCCAGAGGAGGAGACGAGTCTGGCCCGCCGCGTGCGTGACCATGCGGACCAGGACGCGGCCTTCCGTCTCGTGACCTCGCACCTGCGGCTGGTGGTCAAGATCGCCATGGATTTCCAGCGCCGCTGGATGCAGAACGTGCTCGACCTGATCCAGGAAGGCAACGTGGGGCTCATGCGCGCGGTGCAGAAGTTCGATCCCGAAAAGGGCATCAAGTTTTCCTACTACGCCGCCTTCTGGATCAAGGCCTACATCCTCAAATTCATCATGGACAACTGGCGGCTGGTCAAGATCGGCACCACCCAGACCCAGCGCAAACTCTTCTACAATCTGGGCAAGGAACGCCAGCGGCTCATGGCGCTCGGCTTCGATCCCACCACCTCAGCCCTTTCCGAATCACTTGGAGTCTCCCAGGAAGACATCACTCAGATGGACCAGCGCCTGTCGCGCGGCGACATGTCGCTGAACATCCCGCTGGGCGAGGACTCATCGGCCACGCGGCTCGACTTTCTGCCCGCGCTCGGCCCCGGCCTGGAAGAAGAATTGGCCCGGAACGAAATATCCGGGCTGCTCGGACGTCACGTCCAAGACATTCTTCCCTCGCTCTCGGACAAGGAACGTGAGATACTGGAAGAGCGTCTGCTCACGGATTCACCCGTGACCCTGCGCGAGATCGGCGAACGGCACGGCATCACGCGCGAGCGGGTGCGCCAGATCGAGGCCAGGCTTCTGGAAAAACTGCGCGCGCACCTCACTCGCGAGATTCACGACTTCTCCGAGGACTGGATCAGCAGGGACGAATAG
- a CDS encoding HD domain-containing protein produces MAMHPLKRFRDDACRLAQSLPRPGFATSFAREIEAARMAFFEETLIGRLRDEALSFLYDDFGFGIEHSKAVAVDAAAIVLAETSFWTREDSRRMALLAILAGLLHDATRLDEDGEAKAAELSRSILAQYPLTDEERDIIARAIRDHEIRDGYIPPCDPRAALLSAALYDADKFRYGPDIYVTSLWEFCDYEDMPTPHALKCLSAAENRLPELSGTFRSRPGRSFGEEHLECGARLMPHLTDNLRNVLADIEASPVFPSKTQRPAKP; encoded by the coding sequence ATGGCCATGCACCCCCTCAAACGCTTTCGCGACGACGCCTGCCGCCTGGCCCAGAGCCTCCCCCGGCCAGGGTTCGCGACGTCCTTTGCGCGCGAAATCGAAGCCGCGCGCATGGCGTTTTTCGAGGAGACGCTCATTGGCCGCCTGCGCGACGAAGCGCTTTCCTTTCTCTACGACGACTTCGGATTCGGCATCGAACACTCCAAGGCCGTGGCCGTGGACGCGGCTGCCATTGTGCTCGCCGAAACCTCGTTCTGGACACGAGAGGACTCGCGCAGGATGGCTCTTCTGGCCATTCTGGCCGGGCTGTTGCACGACGCCACGCGGCTCGACGAGGATGGCGAGGCCAAGGCGGCCGAACTTTCACGCAGCATCCTGGCCCAATATCCCCTGACCGACGAGGAACGGGATATCATAGCCCGAGCCATCCGCGACCACGAAATCCGCGATGGATACATCCCACCGTGCGACCCGCGCGCCGCGCTCCTCAGCGCGGCGCTGTACGACGCCGACAAATTCCGCTATGGCCCGGACATATACGTCACGTCACTGTGGGAGTTCTGCGACTACGAAGATATGCCGACGCCGCACGCACTGAAATGCCTCTCGGCAGCCGAGAATCGGCTGCCCGAACTGTCGGGCACCTTTCGCTCCAGACCGGGCCGCTCCTTCGGCGAGGAACATCTCGAATGTGGCGCTCGGCTCATGCCGCATCTGACCGACAATCTCCGGAACGTGCTCGCGGACATAGAAGCCTCCCCCGTCTTCCCTTCAAAAACGCAACGACCGGCCAAGCCATGA
- a CDS encoding tetratricopeptide repeat protein, with amino-acid sequence MTRPIATPTAPRPATAALLLFFLVIVAGCAARETAPPPAQAPMQPVTWTLTRDAAAAYYFLLYMDELRQGNPEQAERALYTALEIDPSPSLHAEAADLQWRMGRPAKTREHLQKALKDSPGDRLLVMRLADSYLAERRIDDALTTLELWLKDNPGDPTAILRMADIQIETRRFAQAAQTLQTLPREARGPESRYLEAKAQAGLGNHRRSIEILSALSREYPDNILYLAELAYQYEITKDYPAAERTYIRILEFGEVGDEIWLRLIAINLKLNNVERALDMAREAPQSTEFLMEAARTFIAEGFPDEAEKLLSPLSDAPGSDPRVHFYLALLAFDGRGDAQKALEHLERIPPDGEMASRATSFKAHMLFLLKRFDEARELVATGKRDFPEVRDFWEIESWLHEEAGQYDEARLAIEEALTLWPDDTRLIYRLGVLQHLMGDDDAAIETMEQIIAIEPDNAEALNFVGYLLADMGRDLDRALVLIEEALEQKPDSGHILDSLAWVHYRRGDLAKAWDAILLAVEKTPEDPTIWEHYGDIARAKGRVESARRGYRKALEFGHKKPDEVRAKLDALKKEGR; translated from the coding sequence ATGACACGTCCCATCGCCACGCCCACTGCCCCGCGTCCGGCCACGGCCGCCTTGCTGCTCTTTTTTCTGGTAATCGTCGCGGGCTGCGCGGCGCGCGAGACCGCCCCACCCCCCGCCCAGGCGCCCATGCAGCCGGTGACTTGGACGCTGACTCGCGACGCGGCCGCAGCCTACTATTTTCTGCTCTACATGGACGAACTGCGGCAAGGAAACCCCGAGCAAGCCGAACGAGCCCTTTACACCGCGCTCGAAATCGACCCCTCGCCAAGCCTGCACGCCGAGGCCGCGGACCTGCAATGGCGCATGGGACGCCCCGCCAAGACGCGCGAGCACCTGCAAAAAGCCCTGAAGGACTCGCCGGGCGACAGACTTCTGGTCATGCGTCTGGCGGATTCCTATCTCGCAGAGCGGCGCATCGACGACGCTCTGACCACGCTGGAACTGTGGCTGAAGGACAATCCCGGCGACCCGACGGCCATTCTGCGCATGGCCGACATCCAAATCGAAACCAGACGCTTCGCCCAGGCGGCGCAGACGCTCCAGACCCTGCCACGCGAAGCGCGGGGACCGGAATCGCGCTACCTCGAAGCCAAGGCCCAGGCGGGTCTGGGCAACCACCGCCGATCCATCGAGATACTTTCAGCCCTGTCGCGTGAATACCCGGACAATATCCTCTATCTTGCCGAGTTGGCCTACCAGTACGAAATCACCAAGGACTACCCGGCGGCAGAGCGAACCTACATCCGTATCCTGGAATTTGGCGAGGTGGGCGACGAAATCTGGCTCAGGCTCATCGCCATCAACCTCAAGCTGAACAACGTCGAACGCGCCCTGGATATGGCCAGGGAAGCTCCTCAGAGCACCGAATTCCTCATGGAGGCAGCGCGCACCTTCATCGCCGAAGGATTCCCGGACGAGGCCGAAAAACTGCTCTCCCCCCTGAGCGACGCCCCCGGCAGCGACCCACGCGTCCACTTCTACCTTGCCCTGCTCGCCTTCGACGGCCGGGGGGACGCCCAAAAGGCCCTGGAACACTTGGAACGGATTCCTCCGGATGGCGAGATGGCCTCCCGGGCGACTTCCTTCAAGGCGCACATGCTCTTCCTCCTCAAACGGTTCGACGAAGCCCGCGAACTCGTCGCCACGGGCAAGCGGGATTTCCCCGAGGTCCGAGATTTCTGGGAGATCGAGTCGTGGCTTCACGAGGAGGCCGGACAATACGACGAGGCAAGGCTCGCCATCGAAGAGGCGCTGACGCTCTGGCCCGACGACACCCGGCTCATCTACCGGCTCGGCGTATTGCAGCACCTCATGGGCGACGACGATGCGGCCATCGAGACCATGGAGCAGATCATCGCGATCGAACCCGACAACGCCGAGGCCCTGAACTTTGTCGGCTACCTCCTCGCCGACATGGGCCGCGATCTCGACCGGGCGCTCGTGCTCATCGAGGAGGCCCTGGAGCAAAAGCCCGACAGCGGTCATATCCTCGATTCCCTGGCCTGGGTGCATTACCGCCGGGGCGATCTCGCCAAGGCTTGGGACGCCATCCTGCTGGCCGTGGAAAAAACGCCCGAAGACCCCACCATATGGGAGCACTACGGCGACATCGCGCGGGCCAAGGGCAGGGTTGAATCGGCCCGCAGGGGCTACCGCAAGGCCCTTGAATTCGGCCACAAGAAACCCGACGAGGTGCGTGCCAAACTTGACGCCCTGAAAAAGGAGGGGCGTTAA
- the rpiB gene encoding ribose 5-phosphate isomerase B, with translation MNNTIFIASDHGGFALKAIVADHLAQKGLAVHDLGPANAASTDYPNHAAALCARILAQPGSLGILICGTGIGMSITANRFRGIRAALCHNEFSARMSRAHNDANVLCLGERVLGAGMTLGIVDVFLASRFEGERHKRRIDLIDELAAKP, from the coding sequence ATGAACAACACCATCTTCATCGCCTCCGACCACGGCGGATTCGCTCTCAAGGCGATCGTGGCCGACCATCTGGCCCAAAAGGGCCTCGCGGTCCACGATCTCGGCCCCGCGAACGCGGCCTCCACGGACTACCCTAACCACGCCGCCGCTCTGTGCGCCCGCATCCTTGCACAGCCCGGGAGTCTCGGCATCCTCATCTGCGGTACGGGAATCGGCATGTCCATCACCGCCAACCGCTTCCGTGGCATCCGCGCAGCCTTGTGCCACAACGAATTCTCCGCCCGCATGTCCAGGGCGCACAACGACGCCAACGTGCTCTGCCTTGGCGAGCGCGTGCTTGGCGCAGGCATGACGCTTGGCATCGTGGACGTCTTCCTGGCCTCGCGCTTCGAGGGCGAACGGCACAAGCGCCGCATCGACCTCATCGATGAATTGGCCGCGAAGCCCTGA